Genomic segment of Borreliella spielmanii:
TAACCATCTCATCCTTAAGATCACTCTCAGTAACTTTAATTGGATCTAAATCTACCATTTTCTGAATTATCAATTTAGATTTCAAATTATTAAGAATTTCATCTTTTAAATTATTGCTACCAACATATTCTGAAGAATAAAACATACTTTTAAACTCTTCGAGGCCCATTTTATTTTGCCTTTTAGCATCCTTAAAGGCAATTTCAATTTCAGCTTCAATCATTGAATGAGGAATATCTATTTCTAATTTTTCAGAAATATTAGAAAAAAATTTATTTAGCTTTAAAGCTTCTTTTTTTTCTTCAATAAGACTTAAAATCTTAGATCTTATAAAATTTTTAAGATCATCTAGTGTATCATATCTGCCGCTAATATCTTTTGCAAACTCATCATCTATTAAGGGGAGATCTCTTTTTTTAATACTCTTAATCTTAATCTTTAATTTTCTTAAAGAACCCGCAAGTTCTTCGAATTTGTAATCCGTATTATAAGATTTTTCTATAACTCTCTCCTCATTTATTCTCATACCAATTACATCTCTATCAAAATCATAATAGGTCTCAGATTTTCCAACCGTAAAAACAAAATCTTGTCTTTTTGTTGATACTATTTCATTTAAAAGATCGTCAAGTTCAACAAAATTCACTTTAACAATACTATCTTTCTTAACAACTCCTTCCTCATCTTCAATAATAATTGAATTTTCTATTTGAAGATGCCTAATTTCATCATCAATATCAGAATCATCAATAAAAACTTCGGGAACCTCCACTTCAACATCAATGCCATCAATATTTGGAACTTTAAATTCAGGATAAGTTTCATATACAAAAGTAAACTCAAAATCTTTATCAAGATCTAATCTTAAATTTTCTTCCTTTATAGTAGGAGAAGCATAACTTAAAGGCCTTTTAGGTTCTTCTTTAAAAAATTCTTTAAGAGAATTATTAACCACTTCTTCTAAAACAGTAGCTCTTAAACCCTCAGAATATTTCTTCTCAATAATATTAATAGGAACTTTTCCAATTCTAAACCCCTGAATCTTAAGCCGAGAAGAATAATCTTGCAATAATAAGTTATATTTTTCCTGAATAATATTTTTTGAAACTCTAATGACAACCTCAACTTTTGAACCTGGAAGAAGTTTAATATCTTTACTCAAAATCACTGTTAATGCCTCAATTAAACTTTATTGATAATTATTTAAAAGCGAAAGACGGGATTTGAACCCGCGACTTCCACCTTGGCAAGGTGACACTCTACCCCTGAGTTACTTTCGCACTTTTACAGAAGGTGGGAGTCGAACCCACACGCCAAAGGCACTAGATCCTAAGTCTAGCGTGTCTGCCAATTCCACCACTCCTGCATACTTCATACTCAAACTAGTATACAAAAACTTAAAAGCTTTTGCAAGTATGCCTAATCCATCAAATAAATAATATTTTCGCATTCAGCAGGACTCGAACCTGCAACCTTCGGATTCGAAGTCCACTGCTCTATCCAATTGAGCTATGAATGCAGTTAAAAAATTACTAAAAGGTGATTGACGGGGCTTGAACCCGCGACATTCGGAACCACAACCCGACGCTCTACCAACTGAGCTACAACCACCAATAACGACTAACTATGTTTACTATAATATTTTATAAATATTTAATTTTTAAGTCAATAAAAGGCAAAAACAATAAAAACCACACAACTTTTATTATAAAATAAGTAAGTATTAAAACATTAAATTTTTAAAACTAAAATTTTCGAAATTTTTCTAAACTTTTTTTCAAAAAATCATAAACTCTAATAACTGAAGAAATATTTACTCTTTCTCTAGTAGTATGAGGGAATTCAATCCAAGGTCCAAGAGTAACAGACTCTATACCCCCCCCCAACCTAGAAGATATTATACCTGTTTCAAGCCCCGCATGTATTAAAGAAACATTAGCATCTTTAAGATACATCTCTTTATATACATCTTTAAGATGTTTTAAAAGACTGCTATTCTCATCAGATTTCCAAGAAGGATAGTCATAAATTATACGCAAGCTAGCCACTCCTGATAAATCACTTATTGCTTGCAAATGATTAAATACATACTCTTTATCTGAATCAAATAAAGATCTTATTAAAAAAGTAAAAATATAGTCGTCTTTCATTTTAAAAAGACTTGAAAAATTTAAAGAGGTTTTGATAAGCTTATTTTCATAATTTTCTACTTTTTGAACTCCATGTAAAAATCCCATTCCCATATTTAAAAGCTTACTTTTGCTACTTTCATCAAGAACTTTAACCGATGAAAATTCTTTTTTATTAACAATAATGTCAAATTCATTTTCAAGAGAATATATACTTTTAACTTTAAATACAAAAAGTTTAAGCTCTTTATTTAACAAATCATAATCACTATCATTGATGAAGATTAAAGCCTTAGCTTCATTTGGTATCGCATTACTGCTCTCTCCACCAAAAATACTTTCAATCTCAAAATCAATATTTGCTTTAATTTCAAAAAGAGCAAAAAACATTAATTTTAAAGAATTTGCCAAATCTAAATGAATATCTGCCCCAGAATGACCACCTTTAAGTCCTTTAAATAAAATCTCTACTTTTGTTTTTTTTATTGCAAGACTATATTGGGGAGAAAAAACAATCTCAACAAGTCTTGATCCCGCACAGCCAACTAAAAAATATCCCTCTTCCTCTCCATCAAGATTAATAAGGCTTTTACCACTACATAACTTAGAATCAAGACCAAGAGCACCTATTAAACCTATTTCTTCATCAACGGTAAAAAGAAGTTCTAAATCGGGATGTGGAAAACTATTGGCCTCACTCATAATGCTTAGCATCATAGCTACTCCAACTCCATTATCAGCTCCAAGGGTAGTCCCTACTCCTTTTAGATACCCATTCTCTTCAACAATTTTAATTGGATCTGTTTTAAAATTATGCAAACTTGATTCATTTTTTTCACAAACCATATCAACATGAGATTGTAAAATAATAGGGGACATATCAATGTTATTATTAGATTTTATCTGAACTACAATATTACCAACACTATCTTCTTTAAAAGAATAACCAAATTTTTTGGATTTCTCTTTAATAAAATTAATAATTCCTTTAACATTTTTTGAACATCTTGGAATTTTTGATATTTCTTTAAAAGAATCAATTACGATACTCATAATAACTCCCCTTTGATTATATTAAACTTATAATTATACTTATTACTTACTTATATTTAAGTATAATCAATCATAGTAATATACTAAATTAATCTTAAAATTCATTCAATAACTTTAATAATGTTCATTAAGCTTTATTTTCAGCAAAATTTGCATGATAAATAAAATTTAAAAATTCTTTAGGAATTTCTGAAATAAATCTTGAAGGCAATTGCTCAAAAATTTGCCTATCTTTTTTTCGCTTATTAGCCATAGTAATAATAAGAGAATCTTTTGCACGCGTTAATGCAACATAAAAAACTCTCCTCTCTTCTTCTAAACCAACTTCACTCTCTTCAATGATTCTATGGTGTGGAATAATATTGTCTTCAACAGCAATAAAAAATACATAATCAAATTCCAAGCCTTTAGCGGAATGCACTGTCATTAAATTAATATTGACATTTTCAGATTCCTCATTCATTTCGTTAGACTGAAGAACTATATAGTTTAAAAAACTACTTAAATCTCTCAATTCACCAAATTGTTTGGATTCCCAATTTTTAATAATACTTAAAAACCCTTCTATATTTTGATATTTATATTCAGCTACTTTAATTGAATTAGGATTTTCACTGACTAAAAATCCCCAATATTCAATACTTTCTATCATTTCTTTGATTATATTAGAATAGGTATTTTTTTTTATGCTAAATTTATATTGATACTCCTCAATAAAAGACACAAAATCTTCTATACTTTCAATAACCTGCTTATTTAAAACTTTATCGTAACTAGAAATACTTGCAAAAGAAAAAGCAATATCACAAAGAGCATTATAAATACAGCA
This window contains:
- the tig gene encoding trigger factor, which codes for MILSKDIKLLPGSKVEVVIRVSKNIIQEKYNLLLQDYSSRLKIQGFRIGKVPINIIEKKYSEGLRATVLEEVVNNSLKEFFKEEPKRPLSYASPTIKEENLRLDLDKDFEFTFVYETYPEFKVPNIDGIDVEVEVPEVFIDDSDIDDEIRHLQIENSIIIEDEEGVVKKDSIVKVNFVELDDLLNEIVSTKRQDFVFTVGKSETYYDFDRDVIGMRINEERVIEKSYNTDYKFEELAGSLRKLKIKIKSIKKRDLPLIDDEFAKDISGRYDTLDDLKNFIRSKILSLIEEKKEALKLNKFFSNISEKLEIDIPHSMIEAEIEIAFKDAKRQNKMGLEEFKSMFYSSEYVGSNNLKDEILNNLKSKLIIQKMVDLDPIKVTESDLKDEMVRQSKNSGLSYEEIKKFYEDQNLISYLKDDIKRKRVEKKILANIKEVKGKQVSFKDFVNYKICE
- the pepD gene encoding beta-Ala-His dipeptidase; the encoded protein is MSIVIDSFKEISKIPRCSKNVKGIINFIKEKSKKFGYSFKEDSVGNIVVQIKSNNNIDMSPIILQSHVDMVCEKNESSLHNFKTDPIKIVEENGYLKGVGTTLGADNGVGVAMMLSIMSEANSFPHPDLELLFTVDEEIGLIGALGLDSKLCSGKSLINLDGEEEGYFLVGCAGSRLVEIVFSPQYSLAIKKTKVEILFKGLKGGHSGADIHLDLANSLKLMFFALFEIKANIDFEIESIFGGESSNAIPNEAKALIFINDSDYDLLNKELKLFVFKVKSIYSLENEFDIIVNKKEFSSVKVLDESSKSKLLNMGMGFLHGVQKVENYENKLIKTSLNFSSLFKMKDDYIFTFLIRSLFDSDKEYVFNHLQAISDLSGVASLRIIYDYPSWKSDENSSLLKHLKDVYKEMYLKDANVSLIHAGLETGIISSRLGGGIESVTLGPWIEFPHTTRERVNISSVIRVYDFLKKSLEKFRKF